A DNA window from Micromonospora sp. NBC_01739 contains the following coding sequences:
- a CDS encoding formimidoylglutamate deiminase: MMRWLAEYAWLPEQAEPTPEVLIETVKGRITGVTPLSPGGPPHAGVDVLADAVRLPGLTLPGLANAHSHAFHRALRGHTHGGRGDFWSWRDRMYAVTTRLNPDSYLALARAVYAEMALAGITCVGEFHYLHHGPGGTPYEDPNAMSAALVEAAAHAGIRLTLLDTCYLTASVDGRPLTGAQLRFGDGDALRWADRVTAFTPEGEHARLGAAIHSVRAVPAEQLATVAGWAHRRDAPLHVHLSEQPAENDACRAVHGRTPTGLLADHGILGPATTAVHATHPTSGDVSLLGESRTGVCLCPTTERDLADGIGPARRMADAGTPLSLGSDSHAVIDLFEEARAVELDERLRTRKRGHFAPAELMQAASAAGHAALGWTDAGRIAVGDRADLVTVRLDSVRTAGVAPAGVWFAAGAADITQVVVEGRVVVRDGRHLTVDVPQELADAIAEVTP; the protein is encoded by the coding sequence GTGATGCGCTGGCTGGCGGAGTACGCCTGGCTGCCCGAGCAGGCCGAACCCACCCCGGAGGTGCTGATCGAGACCGTGAAGGGTCGGATCACCGGGGTCACCCCGCTGTCGCCGGGCGGCCCGCCGCACGCCGGGGTGGACGTGCTGGCCGACGCGGTACGGCTGCCCGGGCTGACCCTGCCCGGCCTGGCCAACGCCCACTCGCACGCCTTCCACCGGGCCCTGCGCGGGCACACCCACGGTGGGCGGGGCGACTTCTGGAGCTGGCGGGACCGGATGTACGCGGTGACCACCCGCCTGAACCCGGACTCCTACCTGGCCCTGGCCCGGGCGGTCTACGCCGAGATGGCCCTGGCCGGGATCACCTGCGTCGGGGAGTTCCACTACCTGCACCACGGCCCCGGGGGCACCCCGTACGAGGACCCGAACGCGATGAGCGCGGCGCTGGTCGAGGCGGCGGCGCACGCCGGGATCCGGCTGACCCTGCTGGACACCTGCTACCTGACCGCCTCGGTGGACGGCCGGCCGTTGACCGGGGCCCAGCTGCGCTTCGGCGACGGGGACGCGCTGCGCTGGGCCGACCGGGTCACCGCCTTCACCCCCGAGGGGGAGCACGCCCGGCTCGGGGCGGCGATCCACTCGGTGCGGGCGGTACCCGCCGAGCAGCTGGCCACCGTGGCCGGTTGGGCGCACCGGCGGGACGCGCCGCTGCATGTGCACCTGTCGGAGCAGCCGGCTGAGAACGACGCCTGCCGGGCGGTGCACGGGCGTACCCCGACCGGGCTGCTGGCCGACCACGGGATCCTCGGTCCGGCCACCACGGCGGTGCACGCCACCCATCCGACCAGCGGCGATGTGAGCCTGCTCGGGGAGAGCCGGACCGGGGTCTGCCTCTGCCCGACCACGGAACGGGACCTGGCCGACGGCATCGGCCCGGCCCGCCGGATGGCCGACGCCGGCACCCCGCTGAGCCTGGGCAGCGACAGCCATGCCGTGATCGACCTCTTCGAGGAGGCCCGCGCGGTCGAGTTGGACGAGCGGCTGCGGACCCGCAAGCGGGGGCATTTCGCCCCGGCGGAGCTGATGCAGGCGGCGAGTGCGGCCGGACATGCCGCACTGGGCTGGACCGACGCCGGGCGGATCGCGGTCGGTGACCGCGCCGACCTGGTCACCGTACGGCTGGACAGCGTACGCACCGCCGGGGTGGCTCCGGCCGGGGTCTGGTTCGCCGCCGGGGCAGCCGACATCACGCAGGTGGTGGTGGAGGGGCGGGTAGTGGTCCGCGACGGCCGCCACCTGACGGTCGACGTACCGCAGGAACTGGCCGACGCCATAGCGGAGGTGACACCGTGA
- the hutU gene encoding urocanate hydratase gives MTHIAPGPIRAARGPERTARGWPQEAALRMLMNNLDPEVAERPDDLVVYGGTGKAARDWPSYHALVHTLTDLRDDETMLVQSGRPVGVMRTHEWAPRVLLANSNLVGDWATWPEFRRLEQLGLTMYGQMTAGSWIYIGTQGILQGTYETFAAVAEKRFGGTLAGTLTLTGGCGGMGGAQPLAVTMNGGACLIVDVDRSRLDRRVHDRYLDEVADDLDDAVERVLAAKRDRRALSVGVVGNAATVFPELLRRGVAIDIVTDQTSAHDPLSYLPVGVEPAEARDYAAAKPAEFTDRARESMARHVEAMVGFLDAGAEVFDYGNSIRGEARLGGYERAFDFPGFVPAYIRPLFCEGKGPFRWAALSGDPADIAATDRAILDLFPENESLARWIRMAGERVAFQGLPARICWLGYGERDKAGVRFNEMVASGELSAPVVIGRDHLDCGSVASPYRETEAMADGSDAIADWPLLNALVNTASGASWVSIHHGGGVGIGRSIHAGQVCVADGTALAGQKIERVLTNDPAMGVIRHVDAGYPTPHTDVRIPMAE, from the coding sequence ATGACCCACATAGCCCCCGGCCCTATCCGGGCCGCCCGAGGCCCGGAACGCACCGCCCGAGGGTGGCCGCAGGAGGCCGCCCTGCGGATGCTGATGAACAACCTCGACCCGGAGGTCGCGGAACGCCCGGACGACCTGGTGGTCTACGGGGGCACCGGGAAGGCCGCGCGGGACTGGCCCTCCTACCACGCCCTGGTCCACACCCTGACCGACCTGCGCGACGACGAGACCATGCTGGTGCAGTCGGGCCGACCGGTCGGGGTGATGCGCACCCACGAGTGGGCCCCCCGGGTGCTGCTGGCCAACTCCAACCTGGTCGGTGACTGGGCCACCTGGCCGGAGTTCCGCCGCCTGGAGCAGTTGGGGCTGACCATGTACGGGCAGATGACCGCCGGATCGTGGATCTACATCGGCACCCAGGGCATCCTCCAGGGCACCTACGAGACCTTCGCGGCCGTGGCGGAGAAGCGCTTCGGGGGCACCCTGGCCGGCACCCTGACCCTGACCGGCGGCTGCGGCGGGATGGGCGGGGCCCAGCCCCTGGCGGTGACCATGAACGGCGGTGCCTGCCTGATCGTGGACGTCGACCGCAGCCGGCTGGACCGCCGGGTGCACGACCGCTACCTGGACGAGGTCGCCGACGACCTGGACGACGCGGTCGAGCGGGTCCTGGCCGCGAAGCGGGACCGCCGGGCGCTCAGCGTCGGGGTGGTCGGCAACGCCGCCACGGTCTTCCCGGAGCTGCTGCGCCGGGGGGTGGCCATCGACATCGTCACCGACCAGACCAGCGCCCACGACCCCCTGTCGTACCTGCCGGTGGGGGTGGAACCGGCCGAGGCGCGGGACTACGCGGCGGCCAAGCCGGCCGAGTTCACCGACCGGGCCCGGGAGTCGATGGCCCGGCACGTCGAGGCGATGGTGGGCTTCCTCGACGCCGGTGCGGAGGTCTTCGACTACGGCAACTCCATCCGGGGCGAGGCCCGGCTGGGCGGGTACGAGCGGGCCTTCGACTTCCCCGGCTTCGTGCCGGCGTACATCCGGCCGTTGTTCTGTGAGGGCAAGGGCCCCTTCCGGTGGGCGGCCCTCTCCGGCGACCCGGCCGACATCGCCGCCACCGACCGGGCCATCCTGGACCTGTTCCCGGAGAACGAGTCCCTGGCCCGGTGGATCCGGATGGCCGGCGAACGGGTGGCCTTCCAGGGCCTGCCGGCCCGGATCTGCTGGCTGGGCTACGGCGAACGCGACAAGGCCGGGGTCCGGTTCAACGAGATGGTCGCCTCGGGTGAGCTGAGCGCCCCCGTGGTGATCGGCCGGGACCACCTGGACTGCGGCAGTGTGGCCAGCCCCTACCGGGAGACCGAGGCGATGGCCGACGGCTCGGACGCGATCGCCGACTGGCCCCTGCTCAACGCGCTGGTCAACACCGCCAGCGGCGCCTCCTGGGTGTCCATCCACCACGGCGGCGGGGTGGGCATCGGCCGCTCCATCCACGCCGGTCAGGTCTGTGTGGCCGACGGCACCGCCCTGGCCGGGCAGAAGATCGAGCGGGTGCTGACCAACGACCCGGCGATGGGGGTGATCCGGCACGTCGACGCCGGTTACCCCACCCCGCACACCGACGTCCGCATCCCGATGGCGGAGTAA
- the hutI gene encoding imidazolonepropionase — translation MSARSELASPAVANRGRHSVGSLLVHNIGELVTNVAGTGEGGPLGLRRRAAVLIEQGEVVWVGPTGDAPNADRRIDAEGAAVLPGFVDSHAHLVFAGDRAAEFAARMAGQPYTGGGIRTTVGATRAASDEELRATVRRLHAEALRQGTTTIEIKSGYGLTVADEARSLRIAAEFSEETTFLGAHVVPAEYADRPDEYVGLVCGPMLTAAAPYARWIDVFCERGAFDADHTRAILACGQALGLGVRVHANQLGPGPGVRLGVELGAASVDHCTHLTEADIEALASTRRADGQTATVATLLPGAEFSTRSPYPDARRLLDAGVTVALATDCNPGSSYTSSMPFCIALAVREMGMTPAEAVWAATAGGARALRRDDIGVLRPGARADLIILDAPSHLHLAYRPGVPLIRQVLHNGVPR, via the coding sequence GTGAGCGCGAGGAGTGAGCTTGCGAGCCCCGCAGTCGCGAACAGAGGCCGGCACAGCGTCGGCAGCCTGCTGGTCCACAACATCGGTGAGCTGGTCACCAATGTGGCCGGCACCGGTGAGGGCGGGCCGCTGGGGCTGCGGCGACGGGCGGCCGTGCTCATCGAACAGGGCGAGGTGGTCTGGGTAGGGCCGACCGGCGACGCCCCGAACGCCGACCGGCGGATCGACGCCGAGGGCGCGGCGGTGCTGCCCGGGTTCGTGGACAGCCACGCCCACCTGGTCTTCGCCGGGGACCGGGCCGCCGAGTTCGCCGCCCGGATGGCCGGGCAGCCGTACACCGGTGGGGGCATCCGCACCACGGTGGGTGCCACCCGCGCCGCTTCCGACGAGGAACTGCGCGCCACCGTGCGCCGGCTGCACGCCGAGGCGTTGCGGCAGGGCACCACCACGATCGAGATCAAGAGTGGGTACGGCCTGACCGTCGCCGACGAGGCCCGCTCCCTGCGGATCGCCGCCGAGTTCAGCGAGGAGACCACCTTCCTGGGCGCGCACGTGGTGCCGGCCGAGTACGCCGACCGCCCCGACGAGTACGTCGGGCTGGTGTGCGGGCCGATGCTGACCGCCGCCGCGCCGTACGCCCGCTGGATCGACGTGTTCTGCGAGCGGGGCGCCTTCGACGCCGACCACACCCGGGCGATCCTCGCCTGTGGACAGGCTCTGGGGCTCGGCGTACGGGTGCACGCCAACCAGCTCGGCCCCGGCCCGGGGGTGCGACTCGGGGTGGAGCTCGGCGCGGCCAGTGTGGACCACTGCACCCACCTGACCGAGGCCGACATCGAGGCCCTGGCCTCGACGAGGAGGGCCGACGGGCAGACCGCCACGGTGGCCACCCTGCTGCCCGGGGCGGAGTTCTCCACCCGGTCCCCTTATCCGGACGCCCGTCGCCTGCTCGACGCCGGGGTCACCGTGGCCCTGGCGACCGACTGCAACCCCGGTTCCTCGTACACCTCCTCGATGCCGTTCTGCATCGCGCTGGCCGTACGCGAGATGGGGATGACCCCGGCGGAGGCGGTGTGGGCGGCGACCGCCGGTGGCGCGCGGGCCCTGCGCCGCGACGACATCGGGGTGCTGCGGCCCGGCGCCCGAGCCGACCTGATCATCCTCGACGCCCCGTCCCACCTGCACCTGGCCTACCGGCCGGGGGTGCCCCTGATCCGCCAGGTCCTGCACAACGGAGTACCGCGATGA
- a CDS encoding allantoate amidohydrolase, with protein sequence MLTHTVEEGPLLNRFRRLWDEIAPIGRDPRSGGYLRYALTEPELRLREWFRAQADQRGMPVAEDGNGNLFAWWGDPDGSEAVLTGSHFDSVPHGGGYDGPLGIVSAWLAVDELRAAGVTPDRPLVVAAFVEEEGARFGVPCLGSRLLTGQIEVERAAALRDAAGVSFAEALGARPAGADPALVGRFGAFVELHVEQGRALVEQDAPVGVASAIWPHGRWRFDFTGEGNHAGTTRMADRRDPMLTYAFTVLAANKEARLRDAHATVGRVTVEPNATNAIPSRVTGWLDARAAEPQTLTGLVEAVRAKAVERARRDGTEVALTEESATPLVAFDHGLTDRLARLLEAPVLPTGAGHDAGVLAAQVPTAMLFVRNPTGVSHSPAESADDPDCAAGVVALARVLQELACR encoded by the coding sequence TTGTTAACGCATACGGTAGAGGAAGGGCCCCTTCTTAACAGGTTCCGCAGGCTGTGGGACGAGATCGCGCCGATCGGCCGCGACCCGCGCAGCGGGGGCTACCTGCGCTACGCCCTGACCGAGCCGGAGCTGCGGCTGCGGGAGTGGTTCCGGGCCCAGGCCGACCAGCGGGGCATGCCGGTCGCCGAGGACGGCAACGGCAACCTGTTCGCCTGGTGGGGGGATCCCGACGGCAGCGAGGCCGTGCTGACCGGCAGCCACTTCGACTCCGTGCCGCACGGCGGGGGCTACGACGGGCCACTGGGCATCGTCAGCGCCTGGCTGGCCGTGGACGAGCTGCGGGCCGCCGGGGTCACCCCGGACCGGCCGCTGGTCGTCGCCGCCTTCGTCGAGGAGGAGGGGGCCCGCTTCGGCGTACCCTGCCTGGGGTCCCGGCTGCTCACCGGGCAGATCGAGGTGGAGCGGGCGGCTGCCTTGCGGGACGCGGCCGGGGTGAGCTTCGCCGAGGCGCTGGGGGCCCGCCCGGCGGGCGCCGACCCGGCCCTGGTGGGTCGCTTCGGCGCCTTCGTGGAGCTGCACGTGGAGCAGGGCCGGGCCCTGGTCGAGCAGGACGCCCCGGTGGGGGTGGCCAGCGCCATCTGGCCGCACGGCCGCTGGCGCTTCGACTTCACCGGCGAGGGAAACCACGCCGGTACGACCCGGATGGCCGACCGCCGCGACCCCATGCTGACGTACGCCTTCACGGTGCTGGCCGCCAACAAGGAGGCCCGGCTGCGCGACGCCCACGCCACCGTGGGCCGGGTGACCGTCGAGCCGAACGCCACCAACGCCATCCCCTCCCGGGTGACCGGCTGGCTGGACGCCCGCGCCGCCGAGCCGCAGACCCTCACCGGTCTGGTGGAGGCGGTCCGGGCCAAGGCCGTCGAGCGAGCCCGCCGCGACGGGACCGAGGTGGCCCTGACCGAGGAGTCGGCCACCCCCCTGGTGGCCTTCGACCACGGGCTGACCGACCGGCTGGCCCGGCTGCTGGAGGCCCCGGTGCTGCCCACCGGAGCGGGCCACGACGCCGGGGTGCTGGCGGCCCAGGTGCCGACCGCGATGCTCTTCGTCCGCAACCCCACCGGGGTCTCGCACTCCCCCGCCGAGTCGGCCGACGACCCCGACTGCGCCGCCGGGGTGGTCGCCCTGGCCCGGGTGTTGCAGGAGCTGGCATGTCGGTGA
- a CDS encoding MurR/RpiR family transcriptional regulator — translation MNDGDTKAPTERVVGLFDGVRLTPTQRRIAHCLVQHAPAVGYLSAAEVAELAGVSQPSVTRFAVALGHDGYPALRRRLRELTAAAPGPATAGNELQQAVRAEIGNLDRLAEQLSDRERLAETGRLLAASRPLPVLGLRAAAPLAAYFAYFAAKVHPDVRVLDDGGSLLTDRLEQAAEAGASALLALVLPRYPRETLEALREARAAGLTVVAITDSPVSPAAELADVVLPAAVGTQLVFDLHTAPMTLAMVLLQAICDAAPAETQRRLEAFEASAARRQLFLG, via the coding sequence CACCCCGACCCAGCGGCGCATCGCGCACTGCCTGGTGCAGCACGCCCCCGCGGTGGGCTACCTCTCCGCCGCCGAGGTAGCCGAACTGGCCGGGGTCAGCCAGCCCTCGGTCACCCGCTTCGCGGTGGCCCTGGGCCACGACGGTTATCCCGCGCTGCGGCGACGGCTGCGCGAACTCACCGCCGCCGCGCCCGGTCCGGCCACCGCCGGCAACGAACTCCAACAGGCGGTACGCGCCGAGATCGGCAACCTGGACCGGCTGGCCGAGCAGCTGAGCGACCGGGAGCGGCTGGCCGAGACCGGCCGGCTGCTGGCGGCCAGCCGTCCCCTGCCGGTGCTGGGGCTGCGGGCCGCCGCTCCCCTGGCCGCCTACTTCGCGTACTTCGCCGCGAAGGTGCACCCGGACGTGCGGGTGCTCGACGACGGGGGCAGCCTGCTCACCGACCGCCTGGAGCAGGCCGCCGAGGCCGGGGCGAGCGCCCTGCTGGCCCTGGTGCTGCCCCGCTATCCCCGGGAGACCCTGGAGGCCCTGCGGGAGGCCCGCGCCGCCGGGCTCACCGTGGTCGCGATCACCGACTCCCCGGTCAGCCCGGCCGCCGAACTGGCCGATGTGGTGTTGCCGGCGGCGGTCGGCACCCAGCTCGTGTTCGACCTGCACACCGCTCCGATGACCCTGGCCATGGTGCTGCTCCAGGCGATCTGCGACGCCGCCCCGGCCGAGACCCAGCGGCGGTTGGAGGCCTTCGAAGCCTCCGCCGCCCGTCGCCAGTTGTTCCTCGGTTAG
- the hutH gene encoding histidine ammonia-lyase has translation MTVTIQPTGISPADVLAVARGTAKVVLDPDTLAAMATSRSIVDGIEAAGRPVYGVSTGFGALANTFVAPERRAELQHALIRSHAAGIGEPMPREVVRAMMLLRVRSLALGHSGVRPLVASALVDLLNHEITPWVPEHGSLGASGDLAPLAHCALVLLGEGWVLGPEGQRLPAAEALRRAGLAPIELAAKEGLALINGTDGMLGMLLLAIHDAAHLFTMADVTAALAIEAMLGSDRPFLPELHTIRPHPGQGLSAANIHRLLQDSAVMDSHRADVTHAVQDAYSMRCAPQVAGAARDTLDFARTVAARELLSVVDNPVVLPDGRVESTGNFHGAPLGFAADFLAIAAAEVGAIAERRVDRLLDVTRSRDLPAFLSPDAGVNSGLMIAQYTAAGIVAENRRLAAPASVDSLPTSGMQEDHVSMGWAAAKKLRTVLDNLTSLLAVELLAAVRGLQLRAPLTPSPAGRAAIAALGEIAGPPGPDVFLAPVMEAAREVVATPALRTTIEQAIGDLD, from the coding sequence ATGACCGTGACCATTCAGCCCACCGGGATCTCTCCCGCCGACGTGCTAGCCGTGGCCCGGGGCACCGCCAAGGTCGTCCTCGACCCGGACACCCTGGCGGCCATGGCCACCAGCCGGTCCATCGTGGACGGCATCGAGGCCGCCGGTCGTCCGGTGTACGGCGTCTCCACCGGCTTCGGGGCGTTGGCCAACACCTTCGTGGCCCCCGAACGTCGCGCCGAGTTGCAGCACGCCCTGATCCGCTCGCACGCCGCCGGCATCGGCGAACCCATGCCCCGGGAGGTGGTGCGGGCGATGATGCTGCTGCGGGTCCGCTCGCTGGCCCTGGGGCACTCCGGGGTCCGCCCGCTGGTCGCCTCCGCCCTGGTGGACCTGCTCAACCACGAGATCACCCCCTGGGTGCCGGAGCACGGTTCGCTGGGCGCCTCCGGTGACCTGGCCCCCCTGGCGCACTGCGCGCTGGTGCTGCTGGGCGAGGGCTGGGTGCTGGGCCCGGAGGGTCAGCGGCTGCCCGCCGCCGAGGCCCTGCGCCGGGCCGGGCTGGCCCCGATCGAGCTGGCCGCCAAGGAAGGGCTGGCGCTGATCAACGGCACCGACGGCATGCTCGGCATGCTGCTGCTGGCCATCCACGACGCGGCCCACCTGTTCACCATGGCCGACGTGACCGCCGCCCTGGCCATCGAGGCGATGCTCGGCTCGGACCGGCCCTTCCTGCCGGAGTTGCACACCATCCGCCCGCACCCCGGGCAGGGCCTCTCCGCGGCCAACATCCACCGGTTGTTGCAGGACTCGGCGGTGATGGACTCACACCGCGCCGACGTGACCCACGCGGTGCAGGACGCCTACTCGATGCGGTGCGCCCCGCAGGTGGCCGGCGCGGCCCGGGACACCCTGGACTTCGCGCGTACGGTGGCTGCCCGGGAACTGCTGTCGGTGGTGGACAACCCGGTGGTGCTGCCGGACGGCCGGGTCGAGTCGACCGGCAACTTCCACGGCGCCCCGCTCGGCTTCGCCGCGGACTTCCTGGCCATCGCCGCCGCCGAGGTCGGTGCGATCGCCGAGCGCCGGGTGGACCGGCTGCTGGACGTGACCCGCTCCCGTGACCTGCCGGCCTTCCTGTCCCCCGATGCCGGGGTGAACTCCGGGCTGATGATCGCCCAGTACACCGCGGCCGGGATCGTCGCGGAGAACCGTCGACTGGCCGCACCGGCCTCGGTGGACTCCCTGCCCACCAGTGGGATGCAGGAGGACCATGTCTCGATGGGCTGGGCGGCGGCCAAGAAGCTGCGTACCGTGCTGGACAACCTGACCAGCCTGCTGGCGGTGGAACTGCTGGCCGCCGTACGCGGACTGCAACTGCGGGCCCCGCTGACCCCCTCGCCCGCCGGCCGGGCGGCCATCGCCGCCCTGGGCGAGATCGCCGGCCCGCCCGGCCCGGACGTCTTCCTGGCGCCGGTGATGGAGGCCGCCCGCGAGGTGGTAGCCACCCCCGCCCTCCGCACCACCATCGAGCAGGCGATCGGCGACCTCGACTAG
- the rph gene encoding ribonuclease PH, producing MARPDGRQPDQLRPVTLTRGWSTHPEGSVLVEFGATRVLCTASVTEGVPRWRRGSGLGWVTAEYAMLPRATNTRSDRESIKGKVGGRTHEISRLIGRSLRAAIDLKALGENSIVLDCDVLQADGGTRTAAITGAYVALHDAVSWLAARKALTGTPEKVMHRSVAAISVGIIGGEPRLDLCYEEDVAAEVDMNVVCTGTGDFVEVQGTGEAGVFARDQLDALLDLAVLGCLDLAEAQRKALSLL from the coding sequence ATGGCGCGACCTGATGGGCGGCAGCCCGACCAACTCCGTCCGGTGACCCTCACCCGAGGCTGGAGTACCCACCCCGAGGGATCGGTGCTGGTGGAGTTCGGTGCCACCCGGGTGCTCTGCACGGCCAGCGTCACCGAGGGGGTGCCCCGCTGGCGGCGCGGTTCCGGGCTGGGCTGGGTCACCGCGGAGTACGCGATGCTGCCCCGGGCCACCAACACCCGCTCGGACCGGGAGAGCATCAAGGGCAAGGTCGGTGGGCGCACCCACGAGATCTCCCGACTGATCGGTCGCAGTCTGCGGGCGGCCATCGACCTCAAGGCCCTCGGCGAGAACTCCATCGTGCTCGACTGCGACGTGCTCCAGGCCGACGGGGGTACCCGGACCGCCGCGATCACCGGGGCGTACGTGGCCCTGCACGACGCGGTCAGTTGGCTGGCCGCGCGCAAGGCCCTGACCGGCACCCCGGAGAAGGTGATGCACCGGTCGGTGGCCGCGATCAGTGTCGGGATCATCGGCGGCGAGCCCCGGCTGGATCTGTGCTACGAGGAGGATGTGGCCGCCGAGGTCGACATGAACGTGGTCTGCACCGGCACCGGGGACTTCGTCGAGGTGCAGGGCACCGGTGAGGCCGGTGTGTTCGCCCGAGACCAGTTGGACGCCCTGCTAGACCTGGCCGTCCTCGGCTGCCTGGACCTGGCCGAAGCCCAGCGGAAGGCTCTGTCCCTCCTGTGA
- the rdgB gene encoding RdgB/HAM1 family non-canonical purine NTP pyrophosphatase, protein MNKVLLATRNRKKLIELQRILDGALGAHRIALIGLDDVEAYPELPETGLTFGENALIKAREGCRRTGLPTIADDSGLAVDALNGMPGVFSARWAGRHGNDEANLQLVLDQVADVPDEHRGASFVCTVALVLPGGKEHLVDGRQQGRLLRAPRGDGGFGYDPIFLGDGQDRTNAELTPQEKDAISHRGKALRELAALVAKVL, encoded by the coding sequence ATGAACAAGGTGCTGCTCGCCACCCGGAACCGTAAGAAGCTCATCGAGTTGCAGCGCATCCTCGACGGTGCCCTGGGTGCCCACCGGATCGCCCTGATCGGGCTGGACGACGTCGAGGCGTACCCGGAGTTGCCGGAGACCGGGCTGACCTTCGGGGAGAACGCGCTGATCAAGGCGAGGGAGGGGTGCCGCCGTACCGGCCTGCCGACGATCGCGGACGACTCCGGGCTGGCGGTGGATGCCCTCAACGGGATGCCGGGGGTGTTCAGCGCCCGCTGGGCCGGTCGGCACGGCAACGACGAGGCCAACCTGCAACTGGTGCTGGACCAGGTAGCCGACGTGCCGGACGAGCACCGGGGGGCCTCCTTCGTGTGCACGGTGGCCCTGGTGCTGCCCGGTGGCAAGGAGCATCTGGTGGACGGCCGGCAGCAGGGTCGGCTGCTGCGCGCCCCGCGCGGCGACGGTGGCTTCGGCTACGACCCGATCTTCCTGGGCGACGGCCAGGACCGCACCAACGCCGAGCTGACCCCGCAGGAGAAGGACGCCATCAGCCACCGTGGCAAGGCCCTGCGCGAGCTGGCCGCCCTGGTAGCCAAGGTCCTCTGA
- a CDS encoding MBL fold metallo-hydrolase has product MRLTVLGCAGSFPGPESPCSAYLIEAEDFRLLIDFGPGSLSTLQRYAGLHAPDAILLSHLHCDHILDAASYVVVRRYAPDGPYPPLPVYAPAGAPERLAAAYGQGDSAVEDVYQFYALEPGTFPIGPFTVTVDRVQHPIETYGVRLEHEGKVLCYSGDTAPCETLVRLAQNADAFLCEASYLDGVDNPPDLHLTGREAGEAAAKAGVGRLLLTHLVAAWGSEAHTVAAAAGAYSGPLEVVRPGATYDI; this is encoded by the coding sequence ATGCGACTGACCGTCCTGGGCTGTGCGGGCAGCTTCCCCGGACCCGAGTCCCCCTGTTCGGCCTATCTGATCGAGGCCGAGGACTTCCGGCTTCTGATCGATTTCGGCCCGGGCTCGCTGTCCACCCTGCAGCGTTACGCCGGGCTGCACGCCCCCGACGCGATCCTGCTGTCCCACCTGCACTGCGATCACATCCTCGACGCCGCCTCCTACGTGGTGGTCCGCCGGTACGCCCCGGACGGCCCCTACCCGCCGTTGCCGGTGTACGCCCCGGCCGGTGCCCCGGAGCGGCTGGCCGCCGCCTACGGGCAGGGGGACAGCGCGGTGGAGGACGTCTACCAGTTCTACGCCCTGGAACCCGGCACCTTCCCGATCGGCCCCTTCACGGTCACGGTCGACCGGGTGCAGCACCCCATCGAGACCTACGGGGTACGGCTGGAGCACGAGGGCAAGGTGCTGTGCTACTCCGGGGACACCGCCCCCTGCGAGACCCTGGTGCGGCTGGCCCAGAACGCGGACGCCTTCCTCTGCGAGGCCAGCTACCTGGACGGGGTGGACAACCCACCGGATCTGCACCTCACCGGCCGGGAGGCCGGCGAGGCGGCGGCCAAGGCGGGGGTCGGGCGGCTGCTGCTGACCCATCTGGTGGCCGCCTGGGGCAGCGAGGCACACACCGTGGCCGCCGCCGCCGGGGCCTACTCCGGGCCGCTGGAAGTGGTCCGCCCGGGCGCCACGTACGACATCTGA